The Erythrolamprus reginae isolate rEryReg1 chromosome 3, rEryReg1.hap1, whole genome shotgun sequence genome contains a region encoding:
- the MYOG gene encoding myogenin, whose protein sequence is MPPSSWCEEPEFHSPTQTLLCQTLAMELLETNPYIFTDRFYDGENYLSPHLHNYEQAAYQDRTAMTLCPDGRAGIEEKVSVVADHSPGQCLPWACKVCKRKSVSIDRRRAATLREKRRLKKVNEAFEALKRSTLLNPNQRLPKVEILRSAIQYIERLQALLTTLNQQERDQPELRFCNAIAQPVVPSDHGSSSTSCSPEWSTHLEFSTHPTDHLLSDDSSEDRNLHSLSSIVDSIVVEDVAVAFQEERSQN, encoded by the exons ATGCCACCAAGCAGTTGGTGTGAGGAGCCAGAGTTTCATTCCCCAACACAGACTCTGCTTTGCCAGACGCTTGCTATGGAACTCCTGGAGACCAACCCATATATTTTTACGGACCGGTTCTATGATGGGGAGAACTACCTGAGCCCACATTTACACAACTACGAACAGGCTGCTTATCAAGACCGGACGGCCATGACACTTTGTCCTGATGGCCGGGCAGGTATAGAAGAAAAAGTCTCCGTTGTGGCAGATCACAGTCCCGGTCAGTGTCTGCCTTGGGCGTGCAAAGTGTGCAAGAGGAAAAGTGTGTCCATCGATAGGCGTCGTGCAGCCACCCTCAGAGAGAAGCGTCGGCTGAAGAAAGTCAACGAAGCCTTTGAAGCTCTGAAACGGAGCACTTTGTTAAACCCCAACCAGCGGCTTCCCAAAGTGGAAATCTTGCGCAGTGCCATCCAATACATTGAACGCTTACAAGCTCTGCTCACTACCCTCAACCAGCAGGAACGGGACCAACCGGAACTACGCTTCTGTAATGCCATCGCCCAGCCAGTG GTGCCAAGTGACCATGGATCTAGTAGCACCTCATGCAGTCCAGAGTGGAGCACTCATTTAGAGTTCAGCACTCATCCTACAG ATCACCTGCTGAGCGATGATTCTTCTGAAGACCGCAACCTTCATTCTCTGTCTTCAATTGTGGATAGCATTGTGGTAGAGGATGTAGCTGTGGCATTCCAGGAAGAGAGATCTCAGAATTGA